Within Tenebrio molitor chromosome 3, icTenMoli1.1, whole genome shotgun sequence, the genomic segment CCAAAGAAGTCGGTTGAGCCGCAAAAAATACTCGAGTCTCTACCGTCGATAATGACAGTGGCCAGTCCATCTCTGTCCCCAACGGCTAAAGAAAATACTCTTGACAACACCAGCGGTACAATTCCCGGTCCCGAAATCGGCGACAACATAATGAACAACGAAAATGTGAAACTGACTGCGTGGATTCAGTGGACCATCACGAAATTCTCGATAGAATTGCAGTCTTACGAGTCTAATAACACTCAACTGAAGCTGGTCATAGACGTAGAAGATATAGTCAGTTCGCTGGACTACCAGAGTGTTTATTTGAAGATGAAGAGCAAGATCGGTTCGATTTCGATTCAGCACTATAAGCGCACCACCGACAAGAATAAGTGGCAACGCGGTCCGTTTTCTGGAGTGGTGATGCGACTACGTGAAGATGTTCCTGTCGAGAAGAGTCCCGAAGAGAGTGGTTTTATCGGAATCACTATAACTAGGGCGAGCAGCCAACACACTCACAACTTGTGGGGAGCTCTGCAGAAGACGTCAAAACAAGAGAAAAGAACATTGACCCAACCGGTCTCGACGTCGAGATACATCACCGAAATTGTGATCAGTGTTCAGCCTATAGACGTGGTGATCTCGATCAAAACCTTGATGGGGTTCTACTCTATCATAGCCCCTTTTCTCGAGGGCATCGACAAGAGTCGAGACATTGTGGTGCAACCAAAAAAGAAGCCTTCATTTACCAATCAAGCCCTGCCGCTCGCCTACTTGGAATGCCACGAAATCAGGATTATCGTGCCGTCTGTGGAGTTGTCCGGGAGCGGCAACAATCACGACGTGTTCGTCGTCCAAGTCGAAAAGATCAGTCTGAGTCCTGCGGTGGTCAACCCAATTTGTCGCACTCCCATCAGACCCGACATCTACAGACAGGCGGCTCAGGCCAGAGTTTTGACCATTCCCGGGAGTGAACTGGAAGACAGACAGTACCAGTTGGATGTGGCAGGGATGTCAGTCAGTACCACCACCTGGAAAGACCTGGATCAGGTTCTGAACATGCGAGGGAATATTGTCAGGGGGATCAACGAAAATCCGGCGCTGGAATGGAACAATCTGAAGCAGGGGAAGCTGAGTATCGTCCCGATTCTCAATCTCAAACAAGTCGTCGACAAGTAATAAATCGGATTTTGTCCGTACTAATATTAATGTTTTGAGATTGTAGATTTGACATAAGCGTAATCGCTGCTCCGACAATGGTTTACAAGAACGACATAATAATCTGTGGCAGTTCgttcgaaattaattttgtctcGGACATTGCCgtatttttatctttggaCCAGTTGAAATTGGCGTCGGCTTTGTCGAATGAATTGTCGTTTCCTGTGAACAGCGGTTTGGCAAATAATCGGCCGGAGATTACTTACCCATACACGAGATTCGACATTTTCAAGGATGACCTTGAAACTGAGTTGACCGAGTTTTATAAAGATTCGGGAATCGATACGTCTGAGATTAGAAGTGTGTTGTCGTCTAAATCTCAGATTCAGGTACCAAATACAGAAAGTTGttttaaaaacgtaataatCGTTGACGTTGTAGCCGACTAAAGAGGTGCATAAGGCGTCTTCAATACCGCATACTTACTGCGAAGTACCGCTAGAGGTACTGTTTACAGCCGGGAAAATATCTTGTTGCCTGTATCAGTTTTGCGTGACTCAGTCCATTCAGGCAAGCCACAGAGGCAAGAAGACAAAGTATTTGGTCGATGTAAGTATACCAAGGCgatctttttctatttttttttcttgtacgaGTATCTTAAGGAACAACCGGGATTTAGAAAAACCACGACGTATAATCGGCCTGTTTCAAAAGTGtagtttgagtgatccccgtAGAGCGCTAGTAAACAGGCGCTTTTTGGGGAAATTATTCATCTTAGGTTTTTGTCACcaagaatttttcttgttcaagtgacattttgaatttgttgtCAAAAAACTCCCTGTTTTTTGCTGCTTTGCAATTAAATTTGTGATTTCTTTTCTTATTGttcgttgtttttgtgtttagtgTTGTTATTGTTCTTTCTTATATTGcgtattgattattatttttagcgAAGCGTCGTCATCAGCGGAAATTGGCtttttctcggaaacattttcataatgcatctttaatgaaatgaacaggccggttataatacagcaggtcgtgttTGTAAGAAAGTAAATGTGTGTTAagagtgtaaaaataattaaatataatttccgTCAaaagaaaagtcaaaattgccaaaataattttgttacaacaaaaaatttccattaaacgatgtcaaaaaagtgtcaatttactttagggaatttaattgCCACCGAGGTACTgtcaacaaaatcactagatgatgatagccaactcggtcccaaaaatggattactccctagaattcgaacttttagggaaataacgtttttcatgttgtgtgtaactagaattttcaaaagttattttgaatgcctaaagttggttactttgaattgagaaattaaatccaaataaatatgccgccagtaactaaaattgattgtgaaacgaaaaatcatctatcacttagcgagaaattagtcatttgcaactgttacaattaatttgctgtcttacatttttgggatgtcttttgtttgtcaccagaaaccacatagcctccaacctaaccaaatttatggcaacctagtaacgaatatccctaaatcgtagggagtaatccatttttgacacgagagtaatATCTTatcaaatgtttttctatCAATGACTCCTCATTTTTGAACTAGGAAGAAGACAGAAATTACGAAGCATCAGAAGAGGAAAGCGTCGATGAAGCCATTAAAAGTCATAAGAAATACATTCCATTATTATTCGTATTCTTATCTCAGCCGAACGCGTACTCATCTACGCAACAATTCGCGAGCACAACTCACTTGTCGTGTTTCGATTTCGGCATCAAACTGAACGACCCCAAGTGCGGACCCATCTCTTCCATCCCCACAATTCAAGATTTTCCCATCGACTTAATAAACACTCGGTCGGGAAATCCCGATTACATTACGGGAATTCCCCCAGCTTTCTTCACGTTGAAGTACACGAAGGAGCACGGAAAAGCGACAAACTTTTATGTGGAACTTTCTCGACCGACGAGAGTTGCCTGTTCGACGGCCAAGATAACGTCGTTGTTGACTTTGAAGAATAAGATCATTGAGAATTTTCCAGTAGCGGCCAAGGATGCAATGGAGAACAGTAAACCCACAACAAGTTCCAGTTTTAGGCAATTGAAAGAGAGCTTGAAGGGGATCGACATGATACAAGTCAAGACCGATCAACTGGTTCTTGTTGCCgaaactgaaaataatttggagGCAAGTTTGGTAATAAACAGGACAAAAAATCGGTTGTTTTTGAGCGATCGGCCAGAGAAAATTCACAGTTTTTCAACTTTTGACTGTCTTACCTTCTCCGTAACTAACAACAACGTAAAGCGACTGCTTTTGAATCCGTGGACTGTTTCTATAGAAGTGAGCGCGTTTTTGGAATCTTGGCAAAACAGCGACAGTGACCCGCAGATTCACGTAGCCGTGGATAGTGAGTGCTTGATGTTAGACGTCAGCCCCGAACAGATAgtctatttggaaaaaattataaaagaacTGTCCGAGTTTGCGTCGTATTTCAGTTCGAACGGCAAAGACGAAAGATTTTACATGAAAATGGCAATTCCAGAGAAGGATCAACACTACAAAGACGACTTAAGAGCCGGAGCTTTCCAGTTTATAGAAGCCAGCAACGGTAACAATGAAGAGTTGCCGTTACCGTACCAGGTTATGTTCTGGAATCACAACGACATCAGTGCGATGGCTTGGCGCTACCCTCAGCCTAGAGCTCTGACAAAAGTACGAATATTTCCTGTCCCTCTTGAAATTTCCATCGACTCAGAGCCCATCCAAGTCACTTGCAATTTGCAGTACTGGTCCGACTACCACTGCGCCTACATCTCCTACGCGCAGTTCAACCTGTCAGAGAGCGAAGTTTGCTACCTCAATTTGCCCAAAAGCGAGCCTCAGCGAGCCGTCGCCTACATATGGAGGGTCGAGCTGACCACTTTGGACTCGAACGGTAAAAAAGTGAACAAGAACCCGATCTCACCGAGGGCACTGGCCGCATGCATGCGCATCGACTCGTACTTCAACAAATCCATAGTGCCGAGCTTGACGATGGTCTTGTACGTGTCAAAATTAGAGTTGTCGCTGATCAGCAGCTTCAACAAGCGAACCTCCGTTCTGCTACCCTCGACCTTGAAACAGTTCTCGTCAGATCAGGCGCTGCCGGAGACCCACTGCTTCTTCAGGCTGAGTTGGAACAATCTCAAGTTGCACTTGGCAAGTTGGGACATGAAGATGTTGTTTTTGGACTTGAGCTGCACGACTAGGTGTTGGGCTCTCGATTATACGTTCCTCACCGAACAAACTCTCTTCGACCAGTTTTCTTTCAAACTGGAGGTCAACCTGGCGAAGAAGCTGTCGTGCAGTTTCGTCTCCAATCCGATTCGCGTGATGTTCGGCCCCACGATCGCCCACACTTTGACTGTCAACTCGCAGTTGTGGGGCCAAAATGTGAAGTCGCTCGATGCCGAAGAAATCGAGTTTGTCGTTTTCACCAGATACGTGGTGTGCAATGACACCAACATCAACTTGCGATTCGGACAAGTCGGAACCGATGAAGACATCTTGTTGCCCAGTCGATGCTTTCATTTGTACTGTTGGAGGTCGCCGAAGTACAAACGTAAACTGAAGGTGGCGTTCGAAGAGAGAGGGTGGCTCTGGTCGAAGCCGTTCAGAATCGACGAGGAAGGCACCCAATTGATTGCAATCAGTCTGGAGAATAATTTAAACGTGATCGTCACCGTGAAGTCGTTGTCGACTactcaaaaacaaattattatcggtGGTCAGTTCGTGATAGCGAACATGTTGCTCGAACACTTCGAGTTCAAGATCTTGCCCGAATCGAAGGACGACAAGGAAATGAAGAAGGCACCTGTACACGTTTTGGGTGGCAAAACGATAACTCCATCGATGTTTATCGACCACAAGACAAACTACTATTTCCGGTTGAGATTTTTCGGCTTGGAGTCGGCCTGGACCGGAGATATACCGTTGAAAGAACACACCAAAGGAGCGCAACCTTGGCTCGTCAAAGGTTCGCATCTACAAATGTTACTGTAATTTGCTAAATCGCGCTTCATTTGTAGTTCCCCTGCAAGAGCGTGGCCAGTTTTTGAGCATCTGGTGCAGAATCGTGGTGCAAGATTGCCAAAAGGGTAAAAGAATTTTGGCGATGTTGTGGCCCCTATTTATGGTAAAATCTAACTTACCCATGACTTCCAACATCCACATCGAAACTCCCACCCTAAATGTGCACCTCGATTCGACGGTGAAAGGAAAGGGAGAGTTGCAACAGCTCTATTGTCCCGGAACAATCGACCATTCTCATCAGCTCACCTTCAAACTGCAGTAATTGACAAAATGTTtagtaacaattaattttgaggAAAATTGTGTTGTAGTGATGGAACATCGATTTCTGACCCCTACATTCCTCTGAACTATAGTTTAGTTGATCAGcagaaatttttcaagaaagcGGATAAAGAAAATGTCGACGAGATTATAGACAGCTTGAGAGACTTTGACGTTTCGAAGTGGCCATATTTCGGTgaagattttgaaaatatcgacTGGATAGTAGACGAGCAGCCGCAAACTACCATTCAGGTCCGATACCAAAATGCTTGTCTGTATTCTAGCGCTCTGTCAGTTGAGCTGTTACCGTGGTGCTTGATGGTCAACACTTTCGGTTGTCCCATTTCTTTACTGATGAACGGAACGGAACTGTGCAAGATTCCGCAGTATGGAATCGTGGCGCCACCAAAATTAGACGTGAGTGCGAAAAaccacattttcaaaatcttgAAAGCTTTCTAATCAGGACAACTTCCATCTCGGTATCGACACCGGAAACGGATGGTCTTACTCGCCCCCGCTGCAACTGTCCACGTCCGATTGGAGCCAAACATTTTACATGCCGAAGATTTCTGGAACGTTGCAGCCCGAGGGCAGCGTCAAGACCGCTGTCAGATGCGGTTCAGACGTAAGACACTCCGTCAGTTTTTCTCTTTTGCATAATTTGTTTTAAGGTTGCGATGGTGTCCATAACGAGTCAACTATCAGATCAGATCAGACTGCTGAAAGTGTCGTCGACCCACGTCTTCAGCAATTACATGCTGAATCAGATTCAAGTGGTGTGTTTCGCGGTCCCCGAAGGCGACAAGACCTACGAAGTGCCGTCCAATGTGGAAAAACTGTCGTTCTCTGTCGCACCACAGTTGGACAAAACTAATTCGGGGATTTCCGTCATACGCTGGTACGCTCTGGCTTCGGAAAACGCCGACGCCAACACAAATTACGCTTTTTACATATCGTTCTGTTTCCAAAACGAGTTCGGTTGGTCTTGTCCGGTGAGGGTCGACGATAACGTTTCGAGAAGGAGTCTGTCGGTAACGTCAGCCGGGAAGAAATCTGTAAGTGAGTGTGATGCTCCACTACCGATACTACTCCTTTTTCAAATCAGATTCCTCTGGTGTTGACGTCGCAAGAACGCAAGGGTCAGACTTTTTTGTCTCTGTTCCACGACGAGTGCCCCCAAACCTTGATAGAAAACAAAGGTTCGGTCACTTTGTACTGTGCCCAAGCCATCAACGACAGCGGATTGGTCATGCAAGAATCGGGACATTTCAATTGGTTCACCAAACTGGAGTGCGGCACCAGCGTCTACTACACCATGCCTTTCGTTTCCGAGAAGTTTCCAGAGTTGCCACAAATCTGCTTCAGtgagaaaattgtttttgccGTTGAAGCTTCCAAAGGTGACGATTTCGAGTGGTCAGCTCCTGTCAGTATAATCAACGACTGCGAACAATTCGTCAAGATACCAAAATTCGGCGATGTTAAACTTGTGGTGAAGGTGACAACGTACACCACACTGTTAACTGTAGAGTCTGTGAGTGAGGTTGAGATCAGCGCCATTGACATAAGAGGACGTCTGTCACGACACGAAATGGAGACAGTCCTCAGCAAGAATTCCCCCAGCGAAAGTCGTCACTCCAAAGTAATGTTAAAGAGTGACTTAAGTCGTTTTGTTAATGCTGAGTTCCAGGATATCGGCATCGAGAATTTTCCTGCTACCGGTTCAAACACTTTGCGTGACAATTTTTCCAAATCGTCATTGTACAAGTCGTTATTTACGCCAACTATACCGACCAAGAATGAATGGGAACTGATCGAGATGTTTGCGTATGTGAAGTCTTTCAGCGTTACGTTTTTAGCTGATCACGACGATGAGTTAGAGAAGCAAGGAGttgccagttttacatttgaTGACATAGCGTTTGAAACTTGTCAAACCGAGGTTTTGCGTCACTCTTTctgtgattatttattttaatgtactAATTTTAGGATTTTAAAGTGTCACTGTTTATACTGGACTTGCAGTTCGACAATGAACTCTATTCCAAAGAATCGTATGACTTTCCTGTGGTCTTGGTAAGTCAAGATGTTAAGTCGAAAAGTGTTACCAATGTGTTAGAGAAATCGGCTAAAGAGTTGATAAGAAGCGTCAAGGATGATGCGTTGTTGGTTTTGGACTTGGTAATGGAAACGTGGATAGATAGTCTGCGAAAGAAGAATGTCACGGGGGTCAAAGAGGTCAAGATTAAACTAAATCCTCTGTCGTTTTACGTGGAGGACTTGTACATAAACAAACTCGTGGATTACTTCAACAACTTGTTCCCGATGAAATTGGCAGTTTGGTCAAAATACGACACCAAAGCTGCAGGTTCTAAGACCGTGTCAGTCAAGGTCCCCGAAATAGTCTTCTGGCAATCTTCGGTGATGGCCAAACCGTTGAGTTTAAAGAACATCACAGTCGAGCCTTTGTCGCTTCTTTTATCCGTCCATTGCTCTCTAAAAATGTACATAGCTCTAGATCAATCGCCTCTACAATTTGGACGATTCGAGCGCCGCCGACTTTTAACAACCCCTTACAGGTACCACCAGTCATATTTTAATACGTTTTGTTCCAAAAACGGTTTCAGACTGGGACACGCCATGACAATGCATTATCTCTCCGGCGCCATTTTTGGAGCTGGCTGGGTTGTCAGTTCGTTGGAACTTCTCGGAAGTCCGAGCGGTCTGGCTAGAGCCATGGGCACCGGCCTACGCGACTTCATCAACTTGCCCTACAGAGGCCTGATTCAGGGACCCTGGGCTTTTGTGACGGGAGTCACTCACGGTTCTGCGTCGCTCATGAAGCACGTGACCGCTGGTACGTTGCAGTCTGTGACGAAACTGGCGTCGAGTGTTGCCAGAAATCTGGATAGACTCACCCTGGACGAAGAACACTTGAAGCGGACGGAGGAGCAGAGGAGGCAGAAGCCTCAAGGAGTTACCCAAGGATTCATGCTGGTATGCGACATGATCTTGTCATCCACGGTTACTACAGATTATTTCAGGGTTTAACAGGTTTGGGTATTAGTCTGTTGGGGGCTGTGGGAGGCATCGCTCATCACCCCCTTCAATCCATAATGGCCGACGGGGCATCGCCTCGTTCTCTAGCTGCTGGCGTAGGCTTGGGACTCGTGGGTGTTATCACAAAACCTCTGAGTGGAGCTGCGGAACTGGTGGCCCTGACAGGACAAGGTTTATTGCAAGGCGCGGGTTGGAACCCCTTGCCGCAACCCAGAAACGATGCTGTCCAAAATCTGGTCGACTCAAATTCGGCGTTGAAGTACGAGTGGAAGTTGTTAAATTCCATTTCTTACAAAAACGTGTTGTACGCCACCGAAGCGACGACTTTCAGCGACACCGACTTCAAGGGAATTGGGCTAATTTT encodes:
- the Vps13B gene encoding intermembrane lipid transfer protein VPS13B, which produces MFKLESYIAPILLSYVDKYIKNFRLEDSQVSLWGGDASFHNLDLRLEVLEQELQSPFSFISGHIRELLIHVPWTKLTSEPITITINTIECVLKLKDANDGVASDTSPTRDKHKKSTSHKQEVEAPPNYVQLLINKIVSNIRIFCNNLILKYVEEDIVLSMNVKHLKVESCNEKWESAYSDISPTQVIMRKVIDVNDLTVCLDKRNASGKIDFYQEPMLYRCSMTMHLLRTYHSSTSNKTSLTRLDVYCNSMEFSMTEQQVPMFIRLLVLLSALQQKQLRSNNEAQDNSSATLENKENGNNTETWTGWAWSYVSSVLPTQWDENLESQQFLNQSGHIVQIGFYVDNASLTFKVSETSDKGYYSQKKIRYYPLLTLQFQGIYSEMISVGRKWSNVTFGISEVLLLPIGSCSCSYPETSDGSFPYLAIGSKSSNHKSNSLFDAEAVENNGQGQYRQYNTNWDFHMFTNTEMVLLERSPAFACDYVYQMEIPEDSTSDILSELGSNLEYSNMAEKGNVRIYVGPLKFRVCSGFFHRTSSLQVAASTYDYPPYYVPKSEPLLQELLPPSEEDFDALNEFIPSRTVRIMLYEPVIELQFMDHPFFEPVKGNLFKKTKKHSTTNVPNIQLQKLPKVTLECKVIEISMFNPMYVNRLVHTTCQLPEPPQKMFEACFTKLDVNVVGFSSRLILKQNNYTTLIVPFNLSYQSKSILSPQYWVNADVMHSEVNFHSENLTFNCTKAKLIVVSHLINNILKKDTNGLKSLRYTSLLYDASKDYAMPYLELYVEGVRFKKVCTSSTVSIDVALESIKAFIFESNENLSGKNITSRSEIQQVLFLSGPEPKANKKPVSSFSEDLPLFMATIQYPLKPDLQAHPSLVIFNLQEINVCVDPLVCKWLLYHPIEIGVHRKDERHYIKSRSFSEVYGSASETPRRSGAQIESVHSSSDRDMLYTPYHKLPKIEKEEQVDLQEQIYDFLKTWHPVWKSMLLSGHISQCILYFPMASISAVGSQGVEEAVKEALNKQLVPNVMVITLPFANIHSAQKQNVVKYLKTLPVKLPETIWSVERSSFPWTMSISDLNCYSMEHGKEIAFLKTVGISATVGLSTKSAITETKTAAPDFPSTAEGSSIGSLGVYVHIDVTPIMISVSEAQMYLLASLIYGLSEFFNSLTPKKSVEPQKILESLPSIMTVASPSLSPTAKENTLDNTSGTIPGPEIGDNIMNNENVKLTAWIQWTITKFSIELQSYESNNTQLKLVIDVEDIVSSLDYQSVYLKMKSKIGSISIQHYKRTTDKNKWQRGPFSGVVMRLREDVPVEKSPEESGFIGITITRASSQHTHNLWGALQKTSKQEKRTLTQPVSTSRYITEIVISVQPIDVVISIKTLMGFYSIIAPFLEGIDKSRDIVVQPKKKPSFTNQALPLAYLECHEIRIIVPSVELSGSGNNHDVFVVQVEKISLSPAVVNPICRTPIRPDIYRQAAQARVLTIPGSELEDRQYQLDVAGMSVSTTTWKDLDQVLNMRGNIVRGINENPALEWNNLKQGKLSIVPILNLKQVVDKFDISVIAAPTMVYKNDIIICGSSFEINFVSDIAVFLSLDQLKLASALSNELSFPVNSGLANNRPEITYPYTRFDIFKDDLETELTEFYKDSGIDTSEIRSVLSSKSQIQPTKEVHKASSIPHTYCEVPLEVLFTAGKISCCLYQFCVTQSIQASHRGKKTKYLVDEEDRNYEASEEESVDEAIKSHKKYIPLLFVFLSQPNAYSSTQQFASTTHLSCFDFGIKLNDPKCGPISSIPTIQDFPIDLINTRSGNPDYITGIPPAFFTLKYTKEHGKATNFYVELSRPTRVACSTAKITSLLTLKNKIIENFPVAAKDAMENSKPTTSSSFRQLKESLKGIDMIQVKTDQLVLVAETENNLEASLVINRTKNRLFLSDRPEKIHSFSTFDCLTFSVTNNNVKRLLLNPWTVSIEVSAFLESWQNSDSDPQIHVAVDSECLMLDVSPEQIVYLEKIIKELSEFASYFSSNGKDERFYMKMAIPEKDQHYKDDLRAGAFQFIEASNGNNEELPLPYQVMFWNHNDISAMAWRYPQPRALTKVRIFPVPLEISIDSEPIQVTCNLQYWSDYHCAYISYAQFNLSESEVCYLNLPKSEPQRAVAYIWRVELTTLDSNGKKVNKNPISPRALAACMRIDSYFNKSIVPSLTMVLYVSKLELSLISSFNKRTSVLLPSTLKQFSSDQALPETHCFFRLSWNNLKLHLASWDMKMLFLDLSCTTRCWALDYTFLTEQTLFDQFSFKLEVNLAKKLSCSFVSNPIRVMFGPTIAHTLTVNSQLWGQNVKSLDAEEIEFVVFTRYVVCNDTNINLRFGQVGTDEDILLPSRCFHLYCWRSPKYKRKLKVAFEERGWLWSKPFRIDEEGTQLIAISLENNLNVIVTVKSLSTTQKQIIIGGQFVIANMLLEHFEFKILPESKDDKEMKKAPVHVLGGKTITPSMFIDHKTNYYFRLRFFGLESAWTGDIPLKEHTKGAQPWLVKVPLQERGQFLSIWCRIVVQDCQKGKRILAMLWPLFMVKSNLPMTSNIHIETPTLNVHLDSTVKGKGELQQLYCPGTIDHSHQLTFKLHDGTSISDPYIPLNYSLVDQQKFFKKADKENVDEIIDSLRDFDVSKWPYFGEDFENIDWIVDEQPQTTIQVRYQNACLYSSALSVELLPWCLMVNTFGCPISLLMNGTELCKIPQYGIVAPPKLDDNFHLGIDTGNGWSYSPPLQLSTSDWSQTFYMPKISGTLQPEGSVKTAVRCGSDVAMVSITSQLSDQIRLLKVSSTHVFSNYMLNQIQVVCFAVPEGDKTYEVPSNVEKLSFSVAPQLDKTNSGISVIRWYALASENADANTNYAFYISFCFQNEFGWSCPVRVDDNVSRRSLSVTSAGKKSIPLVLTSQERKGQTFLSLFHDECPQTLIENKGSVTLYCAQAINDSGLVMQESGHFNWFTKLECGTSVYYTMPFVSEKFPELPQICFSEKIVFAVEASKGDDFEWSAPVSIINDCEQFVKIPKFGDVKLVVKVTTYTTLLTVESVSEVEISAIDIRGRLSRHEMETVLSKNSPSESRHSKDIGIENFPATGSNTLRDNFSKSSLYKSLFTPTIPTKNEWELIEMFAYVKSFSVTFLADHDDELEKQGVASFTFDDIAFETCQTEDFKVSLFILDLQFDNELYSKESYDFPVVLVSQDVKSKSVTNVLEKSAKELIRSVKDDALLVLDLVMETWIDSLRKKNVTGVKEVKIKLNPLSFYVEDLYINKLVDYFNNLFPMKLAVWSKYDTKAAGSKTVSVKVPEIVFWQSSVMAKPLSLKNITVEPLSLLLSVHCSLKMYIALDQSPLQFGRFERRRLLTTPYRLGHAMTMHYLSGAIFGAGWVVSSLELLGSPSGLARAMGTGLRDFINLPYRGLIQGPWAFVTGVTHGSASLMKHVTAGTLQSVTKLASSVARNLDRLTLDEEHLKRTEEQRRQKPQGVTQGFMLGLTGLGISLLGAVGGIAHHPLQSIMADGASPRSLAAGVGLGLVGVITKPLSGAAELVALTGQGLLQGAGWNPLPQPRNDAVQNLVDSNSALKYEWKLLNSISYKNVLYATEATTFSDTDFKGIGLILTSDALIIVNIDDDIVKRIISLSQVQAIASDHDPTYLSFRITKKTEEECVVEMDPACRARVADYVRSTASLLQLPGEVTHDHSEMSATHLHDDNEQINCYVNPQNRNYFVCLLSLARHMNTNYSFPVL